A segment of the Nomascus leucogenys isolate Asia chromosome 1a, Asia_NLE_v1, whole genome shotgun sequence genome:
CTTAGAGGGCTTTGGAGTTTTCAAGTAAGAGATAATGGTTGATTGGACTTTTAGTGTACAGAAGTGGTAGAAATGTAATGCATTATACCAATTCGAGTATTTTCTAGGTAGATAGGATAGGACTTACTACTAGTAGGCAGGGTGAAGTAAAAAGAGTAATTAGGGATGACTCACTGATTTTGGATTAAGCTACAGACTGGATACCAGTGTCGTTTAATGGGTTGGCTAGAACTTGGGGAGAAAGAGGCATTGGTGGAGGGATGTCAACAGTTCTCTTTGGGATTTGTTAATTTTGAGATACCTGGAAGCTAGTCAACTAGATGCCTTAATTAAGCATTTGGATATGGGAATATGGAgctaagtaaataagtaaatactagGTTTAAATATAAGATTCAATAGCATAAGAATGGTATGTAaagccatttttttcatttttattttttattggaataACTGAGCAAACAACATAGACATAAATGAAGGGGTACTAGAATAAAAGGACACTGCGATTAAATTTAACTACATGAAAGTTCTTGGTGATGGTGCACCTCAGTAGGATATTAAAGGTAGAAGCtcaatttttctgtcattttacaTTACATTTCAATCTAAAACCTGACTTTTGAATCCTATTGGTGAAAATAATCTTAAGGGCctttttatagaggaaaaagaggatTTGAAATGATTTCCTAAATCCTCAGAGACATGGTAACATTTCCAGAAAAGTTTAGCAATCTCAACACataattttactataagcagAGGAAGATGATGAGCAGGTTCCTAGAGGGTGTGGGAGGAGAACAAAGGGCCAGGATTTGACTCCCTCTGCCATTACAGCTGACCTAGGCAAACAAGGTGTGATCACCTGGCAGATCATGAGTTACAATAACCACTGACTCTTAGTAGTTGATGCAGGAGGGACAGGACCCAATGTtgaatgttaaagaaaaacaattattccTTACCATTCCTTGGAAGCTAGCTCTTAGGAACATACAGAATAGGAGACCCTTCCTTTAATGTCCAAGAGAAGCTTTACGTTGCATCCAAAGTTTATGTcaggaagaataaaaagagaaaatcatttaacAAGTTCTGCAGCAACATTGagtttatttaagaaaatgttaaatcagaaataaatgaattgtcATTTAATTGAGAAGTTCAAGGATATTGCGTTTTGCTcaatattgctttttattttttcctcaaatcAATAGGACTTATGGGTCACAATAGAGTTTAATATAGTTTTAAAGACAGTAAGTTAATTGCTTCCACATCTAAATAAatagtatgtatatattcttACTCTGTTACACTCTGTTAAATTCTGGTGAATTTAGTTTTCTGAAGTATTTAGCCATTTATCAAGTAGCTCTTTCATATGCCTCATTTAAATTTGTTCTTGTCggtaataaattattttgattttcatccTTCTTTCAATCACAATAAATTGATGTCCATTTTAAAACTTTGGATGCTTAATTGGTAATAATATAATCTATCATAAGCTAGTAACCTCTCCCTAATAAGAGACTTCCTTAACCTTTCCACGGACACTATTTAAAGCTTCATTTATTTGGTTGTCTCTCCATGTTCtttgaatatttcttaaaatgagaaagTCCAAACTtcataaaattctaaaagaaatataCTCAGAAAATTACAGAGATAATATAAGAACGGTGTCAATTTGAACCTTTACATTggtttgattattattttaaatttacttaatttgATCAGTAAAAgcatatttatcatgtacaatatGATGTTATGAAGCATGTATACCTTGTGGAATCCTGAAATCTTGCTAATTGACATAAGCATCACCTCACATGGTTATCATTTATGCGATGAGAGCACAATGTTcattctcttagcatttttcaataatacaatatattgtcattaactatagttaccatgctATGTAATAGAtcttttgaacttattcctcctatctaattaTAATTTGGTTCAATTATTattacatctactatgtacccacaaaaacgaaaaagaagaattaattcAATCtggcttaaaataaaacaaaactggccgggcgtggtggctcacgcctgttatcccagcactttaggaggctgagatgggcagatcatgaggtcaggagattgagaccatcctggctaacacggtgaaaccccgtctctactaaaaatacaaaaaaattagccgggcctggtggtgggcgcctgtagtccagctacttgggaggctgaggaaggaggatggcgtgaacctgggaggcggagcttgcagtgagctgagatcgcgccactgctctccagcctgggtgacagagagagacaccatctcaataaataaataaataaataaataaacaaacaaacaaacaaaacaaaacaaaactgacttACCAAGTGTGCTTCTTTTGGATTGGAAGTGTGACATCCAACAACCATAAACATGATTGTGGTTGTTTAAACTTCAGAAAGAAAGATATAGGCTCATCAGGcggtaatacattttttttcttttctttacttttttttcttctaaaggaATGCTATATTTACTTGAAAGTAGGCTTTCTACAAGGTGTTTAACTTCATTTCATGGCTCCTATATTTCTTTGTATCTGTGGCTGCAGCTTGAGCTTATTTTAAATCTATAGATACAACATCTGTCTCCTTGGATTTTTTTAAGCCTTCATTAaactgtctgtgtgtgtgtatgtgtgtccatAGATTTAGTGTCATTATCTTCAACATCATTATCTGAATATTCTTCTTTAAATCTTTCTAGAGATCATTCATTGAATCCTTCATATCCCCAAATTTAAGTATATGTATTCTTCAAGACTTTCAATGGATCCCCCCTTAATTTTTCTTAACatctttcttatgtatttttataaatctctTCTGAGTTCTCCTTTGTATCCTTCTTTAccacctttaaaaattatttaattctttgagccctctttttttctcacaaattCAGTTGCAGACTACCACTATTGTTTCATCGAATATGCTTTTGAATTATTCTTTCGGTTCGAATTCTTATCCAAGGCCTACTTGCCCTTCTTCTTTGCATCCTTCTTTTCATCCTTCTTTGCATCCttcttagcatttttcttttcatccttcttTGAATCAGCAGATTCTTTCTCAGTATCTTTCTTGGCATCTTTCTTGGCATCTTTCTTGGCATCCTTCTTAGACTCTTTCTTGACATCATCCTTTGAGTCACTGTCTGTACTACTGGGCTTCTTCTtatctttcttgccttttttaaTCTCCTTTGCATCTTTCTTGGCATCCTTCTTGGCATCCTTCATTTCATCACctttttttgcatctttttttccATCCTCATCcttcttttcatctatttttacaGCTTGTAATTCTATGCCTGAATCCTTGCCCTTCTTTGAatcctttttaccttttttgcTATCTTTCTCTGTACCTCCTTTTTCATCTTCAGATTCTGTTGCTGAGTCTTTGCCTTTCTTTgaatcctttttatcttttttgtcatCTTTCTTTGCACCTCCTTTTTCATCTTCAGATTCTGTAGCTGAGTCTTTGCCCTTCTCTGCatcctttttaccttttttgcTATCTTTCTTTGCACCTagcttttcatcttttcctttctctacatccttgcctttctttgaatctttttttccttgttttaattCTGATTCTGAATCTGTTGTGTCCTTCTGTGTTGTCTTGTCTTCACCTTTCTTACCAATCTCTGgggataaatattcaaatatttcttaaaatgagaaaatccaAACTTGATAAAATTCTAATAGAAACCTAATCAGAAAATTACAGAGATAATATAAAAACAGTAAGTTATCTCTACCTGCTGCTTTAGAATCCACCTTGACAGTACGAGTTGGTTTGAGAGGCTGCCTCCTGGCAGCTAAATAAACGGATGGTCTTTCAGAAATTCTCATTAAAGAACGGTACATCCATAATGGTTGTCTACGATCTCCTCTTAATTGTTCTTCATCCATTATCTGAAAGATGGTTACAATAATGATGAACAACTTGTGGGCGAATAACACAGTTTTTATTAGTATAtcccaaatatattttaacttcaaCCATAAAGATTTTAGCTTTTGCTAAAAAATGGGGAAGTTTGAGATTTCatcctttgttttgcttttttattttcatgcttttttttaaCTAGCGAATAATCATGCCCCATTTGGAGGTTACTTTCAGTTTATAGGACTCATAGTTCCCTCAGGATTTTAGGTTCAAATTGGTAGACTCACGGCATATCTTCACAATCATAAGAGGCTTTTTTAACTCTATGTTCTTAAGAATTCTTGGAATATCTTGCCCACCTTCTATTTCTAGGTAAATCAAAAGCTATTCTCTAATATCTAATAGTTCAGGTTGAGGCATATCTTAGTCTATCCTCATTTTCAGAGTCTCTGGAATTTAGAATGCTACTCATGGTTAAAGATAAAAGTCTGAAACTCCTATTGCTTGGCAGATGCAATTTGAGTATCATCAGATTGGTAACTGAAATAATGAAATCTGTAACAGAGAATGTTAATTTGAGAGAcattatacattttgttttcaacTTCTAATTAAATATGTACAAAACTGAATGGCAAAAACAGCTAATCTCTgtacaaatattaacaaaaatggaaaaataaattcagcaagaaaaaaagaactttgtttACTATTAAtgggttacatttttaaaaataaacaagttaatgatacatttattttgtgaaattttctGACTCCagaaacattgaaaaatatttattttccaatacTCCGACTCCTGAATTCTATATTACAGAACTGAGGAAGCATTAAAGATATAATGTAATCCCATGACTCAAATGAGGGGTTTCTCCAGCTGTAGAACATTTCCTGAATGTTCACACTAACTCTAACATCAGGAACTCCATAATTTTGTGCATCTTGGAAACAATTTTTATAATGTGTGGTTActgaaaaaaatagttaatatgaAATAAAGAGGGCAACTGTATacagtaaaatgcaaataaaacgtATCTTTAAGTGGTAGGCTTTGAATTATCTCTAACTGTGCTGTTCAATAGGGCATTTCATAGCCACatgtgaatttattttaattcaatgtaatttaaatgtaaaattcaattCCTTAGTTGCACTAGCCTCATTTCAAGTGTTTAATAGCCTCATTGGACTACAGAGATAAATATTCCCATCATTGCAGAAACTTGTTGGTCAGCTTTGATCTATAACACATACAACTATACATGATTTCACAAGCTTATTACTTAGTGATTACTTAAGACTAATTATAATTACTTATTGTGGTTATAATTATTACCAAGTTATTACTTATTACTGATAATTATAAAATCTTTCCAATGCTTACAGGAACTGTATTGTCCCGTATTTGAGAAGGTTTTGATCTCCTTTTTGTTCCTGGCCGTTGTGGTTTGGGAAATAACAGGGCAAAGTGTTGCTGATTCCATGATTGTTTGCTTAATTCACTGACTAAAATAAGGgagacaaaaaacacattttggaGTGAATGGAATTCCGTCAGAGCTGAAATGGCATTATGTGCAACGTATATcatgtaaatgaataaacaagtgaTTCAAATTATGTATTTGGTAATGTTTGCAATTTTCTgttattaatataagaaaataaaaattgatttttctattttgagcaGTTTTACAGATAACTATATAAAGTAGTCATTGCAAAACTAGCATAACTAtaatataaatggaaagattCAGTTTTACAGCTTCCTTTTAAATCTATCTCTTCCAGTCTAGGTTTTTGCTTTATGCTTTTGGTTAgtatacaattttattaataacaaaaaataagttaACTACTTCCGTAGCTCCCATAGTACTTAGCACAATGCCAGCATAAACATTCGGTAAATACATGATTTAATCTAAGTGCTAAGACTTAAGATCACCTTAGTAATAACTTTCCAAGCTACAAGAGTAAatgcggccaggcgtggtggctcacgcctgtaatcccagcactttgggaagccaaggcgggctcatcatgaggtcaggagatcgagaccatcctggctaacacggtgaaaccccatctctactaaaaacacaaaaaattagctgggtgtggtggcgggcgcctgtagtctcagctactcaggaggctgaggcaggagaatggcatgaacgcaggaggcggagcttgcagtgagccgacatcatgccactgcactccagcttgagcgacagagcaagactccgtctcaaaaaaaaaaaaaaaaaaaagggggtaaATGCTATACACCCAAGAATGGTATTGTTATAGGTGACATATTTTGtaaaggaaaatgacaaaaagCCTACAGAATGGTGACTGGGTAGGTGAAGTAATCTGGAAActataatacaaataattaaagtTATTTAAGTTACCAATGAGGCCAATGAGAGATTTCATCATTGTATTTAGATACATGCAGCATTAATGTGtggaaataatagacattttctatgagttttctaaagaaaataggaacaatgggaaaaatatacagaaaaaattatatttaagctCAATATCTGAGGGGAAAATACTTGATATTTGAAGTTCTTCAAAATCAAATACCTTTGCCTTGTCTAGTAAAGAAATACGGGGCCAATTATAAGCTGGATATAATCTATCAGGAATGTTGTAGAAGAAATTCCTGACATAAACAAGAAGTTATTTATCCAATTTCTACATTGCTTTTCAACTGTAAGATTTTCTGATTGTATGAATTCTAACACGTAACTATTTCCAGCTTTCATATACTGAACGTATTTACTTAAACTTCCTTGgattcaaaacaaagcaaaatatatataaaaggtgTTCACTGGGCCTGTAAGAAAGGTTCCTTGGGAAATAGTTAATTATCAATTTTATTCCATGGCAATGTTTGCTTTATCACTTTGAATGGAGGATAATACTTACCATAAAATTAAGCACACGTGTTTTGcaataaatattgaatgcttTCTTACCTGGAATGTAATTATCATATGGCCCAAAGTTTACTCTTTggctattaaaacaaaaaagaaaggttttagttaatttattaaaaaatcacTGTTTTAAATTGTCATTATTATAC
Coding sequences within it:
- the CYLC2 gene encoding cylicin-2, with product MSLPRFQRVNFGPYDNYIPVSELSKQSWNQQHFALLFPKPQRPGTKRRSKPSQIRDNTVPIMDEEQLRGDRRQPLWMYRSLMRISERPSVYLAARRQPLKPTRTVKVDSKAAEIGKKGEDKTTQKDTTDSESELKQGKKDSKKGKDVEKGKDEKLGAKKDSKKGKKDAEKGKDSATESEDEKGGAKKDDKKDKKDSKKGKDSATESEDEKGGTEKDSKKGKKDSKKGKDSGIELQAVKIDEKKDEDGKKDAKKGDEMKDAKKDAKKDAKEIKKGKKDKKKPSSTDSDSKDDVKKESKKDAKKDAKKDAKKDTEKESADSKKDEKKNAKKDAKKDEKKDAKKKGK